A DNA window from Candidatus Brocadia sp. contains the following coding sequences:
- the pyk gene encoding pyruvate kinase produces the protein MMNNLSKTKIVCTIGPACNSPFMIEELIHAGMNVARLNFSHGTLPDHKDIIKNIRLISAQLKKPVAIIQDLSGPKIRIGALSRESVTLKANDLFTLTNKVLEGNEQIASVTYPLLPEYVFTGDTILLCDGEIELKVVHKDKTNILCQVIVGGVLSARKGINIPTRSLPITSLTEKDKKDLDFGIEHDVDYVALSFVKNEDDILQLKELIHQRNKDIPVIAKIEKHEALDHLEDIIKIADAIMVARGDLGVEIPMERIPLVQKKIIRIANSYCKPVITATQMLESMINNYRPTRAEVTDVANAIFDGSDAVMLSEETAKGRYPIESVRMLSKIAREVEPGLIKKNNLETVRIPGSTVTIPDAISSATCQVADDLNIKAIITCTQTGSTARFVSKHRPKQIILAVTPSLNTYRRLALVWGVIPILTEPMQNTDDMMKKGIEAARQAGYISKEETLAITGGVPVWKPGSTNLLRVY, from the coding sequence ATAATGAATAATCTCTCCAAAACCAAAATTGTTTGTACTATTGGACCTGCCTGTAATTCCCCATTCATGATTGAGGAACTGATACATGCGGGCATGAATGTAGCGCGGTTAAATTTCTCTCATGGCACATTACCAGATCACAAAGATATTATTAAAAATATACGTCTTATTTCTGCACAGTTAAAAAAACCAGTTGCAATTATCCAGGATTTATCAGGTCCAAAAATCAGGATAGGAGCGTTATCCAGGGAATCCGTTACATTAAAAGCCAATGACTTATTTACACTTACAAACAAAGTTTTAGAAGGAAATGAACAGATAGCGTCTGTTACTTACCCACTTTTACCCGAGTATGTTTTTACAGGAGATACTATCTTACTTTGTGATGGAGAGATTGAATTAAAGGTCGTTCATAAAGATAAAACTAATATTCTCTGTCAGGTTATTGTTGGTGGCGTATTGAGCGCCAGAAAGGGAATCAACATACCAACAAGAAGCCTGCCCATAACCTCTCTCACCGAAAAAGACAAAAAAGACCTTGACTTTGGAATTGAGCATGATGTGGATTATGTGGCACTGTCTTTTGTTAAAAACGAGGATGATATCTTACAGCTTAAGGAGCTTATCCATCAGAGGAATAAAGACATACCGGTTATCGCCAAGATTGAAAAACATGAAGCGCTTGATCATCTTGAGGATATTATAAAAATCGCTGATGCTATTATGGTGGCAAGGGGAGATTTAGGAGTAGAAATACCCATGGAAAGGATCCCCCTTGTTCAAAAGAAGATCATTCGCATTGCTAACAGTTATTGTAAGCCAGTCATTACCGCCACACAAATGCTGGAATCCATGATCAACAATTACAGACCTACCCGTGCAGAAGTGACTGACGTAGCCAACGCCATTTTTGATGGAAGCGATGCAGTCATGCTCTCGGAAGAAACGGCCAAAGGTCGCTATCCCATCGAGTCTGTACGTATGTTATCGAAAATTGCCAGAGAAGTTGAACCTGGACTGATCAAAAAAAATAACTTAGAAACGGTTCGAATACCGGGTAGCACAGTCACAATACCCGATGCTATAAGCAGTGCGACCTGTCAGGTTGCTGATGACCTTAATATTAAAGCCATTATTACCTGCACTCAAACGGGAAGCACAGCACGGTTTGTTTCCAAACACCGGCCCAAACAAATCATCCTTGCCGTTACTCCATCACTCAATACCTATAGAAGGCTTGCGCTGGTATGGGGCGTCATCCCCATACTTACCGAACCTATGCAAAACACCGACGATATGATGAAAAAGGGTATCGAGGCCGCCAGGCAGGCTGGTTATATCAGCAAGGAAGAAACATTAGCCATCACTGGTGGCGTCCCCGTCTGGAAACCAGGTTCCACCAATCTCTTGAGGGTTTATTAA
- a CDS encoding rhodanese-like domain-containing protein, translating into MDMKRNLRKVIVLSVGVILFLSTVTGMLGFKKLHAEEGSTKTQTEVRNISARQAKELIEKEKDVFILDVRTKEEYNEAHIKGANLIPIQELEANLNKIPKDKKVIVHCAKGKRSARACEILKDKGLKELYNVEGGINQWKSEGYSVEKP; encoded by the coding sequence ATGGATATGAAAAGAAATTTACGTAAGGTAATAGTTTTATCTGTGGGTGTAATCTTATTTTTAAGCACAGTTACCGGCATGCTCGGTTTTAAAAAACTCCACGCTGAGGAAGGCAGTACAAAAACACAAACAGAGGTAAGGAATATCTCTGCCAGGCAGGCCAAGGAATTAATCGAGAAGGAAAAGGATGTGTTCATACTGGATGTGCGAACGAAAGAGGAATATAATGAAGCTCACATTAAGGGTGCCAATCTCATTCCGATCCAGGAACTGGAAGCAAACCTCAATAAAATTCCCAAAGACAAGAAAGTGATTGTCCATTGTGCAAAGGGAAAACGCAGCGCCAGGGCATGTGAGATACTGAAAGACAAAGGATTGAAAGAATTGTATAATGTTGAAGGGGGTATTAATCAGTGGAAGTCAGAAGGCTATTCAGTTGAAAAACCTTAG
- the moeB gene encoding molybdopterin-synthase adenylyltransferase MoeB, giving the protein MSSPFTEEQIKRYSRHIILPEVGGKGQQKLLNAKVFLVGAGGLGSPAAFYLAAAGIGKIGLADSDCVDHSNLQRQILHSTKDVGRSKAISAKETLEALNPDIKVIPYTERLNSDNIMDIIKDYDVILDGADNFPTRYLVNDACVFLKKPLSHGSIFRFEGQVTTIVPFDGPCYRCLYETPPPPGLVPSCQEAGVLGVLPGVVGSIQATEVVKLILGKGQILKGKLLIYDSLNMDFKKVKIHKNPSCPVCSDKATIKELIDYEEFCHAHVGS; this is encoded by the coding sequence ATGTCATCACCATTTACAGAAGAACAGATAAAACGTTATTCACGGCATATCATCCTCCCCGAAGTAGGTGGAAAGGGACAGCAAAAGCTTTTGAATGCCAAGGTTTTTTTGGTGGGTGCAGGAGGACTGGGCTCTCCTGCTGCATTTTACCTTGCCGCAGCCGGTATAGGAAAGATCGGCCTTGCCGACAGTGATTGTGTGGATCATTCAAACCTGCAACGGCAGATACTCCATTCTACCAAAGATGTGGGGCGCTCTAAGGCTATCTCAGCCAAGGAAACCCTGGAGGCATTAAATCCGGATATAAAGGTAATTCCTTATACAGAACGTTTAAATTCAGACAATATCATGGATATCATCAAAGACTATGATGTCATCCTTGATGGGGCTGATAACTTTCCTACGAGGTATCTTGTTAATGATGCGTGTGTATTCCTCAAAAAACCGCTGTCACATGGTTCCATATTCAGATTCGAAGGACAGGTCACTACCATTGTACCGTTTGATGGACCATGTTACCGCTGCTTATACGAAACACCACCTCCACCGGGTCTGGTACCGTCATGCCAGGAAGCCGGGGTCTTGGGGGTTTTGCCCGGCGTGGTTGGTTCTATCCAGGCCACAGAAGTTGTAAAACTTATCCTGGGCAAGGGGCAAATATTAAAAGGGAAATTGCTTATTTATGACTCCCTGAACATGGATTTTAAAAAGGTCAAAATACATAAGAATCCCAGTTGTCCGGTATGCAGCGATAAAGCTACGATTAAGGAACTCATTGATTACGAAGAGTTTTGCCACGCCCACGTCGGATCTTAA
- a CDS encoding DUF362 domain-containing protein: MMKINEERRLFLKKALLTGSGIYASSIIGKCLTNTSLITWGEDISTINPATVVIARDDNLFTETRNLKESFVSGLLHKAVMQLTNAVSQEKAWQALFKPNDIVGIKLNCLSGKTMSPHVAVVESIIQGLKLAGVKDKNIIVFERFGRELETAGFRVRRKTEGIQCFGTDEIPGGGYEAEPQLAGSVGTCFSKIVSRFCTAIINVPVLKDHDLAGISVAMKNFFGVIHNPNKYHGNNCNPFIAELNTHSYIADKVRLIVCDAILAQYQGGPGYKPQWTWNYNGIIVGRDPVALDRVCHTIVEEKRKETKLPSLKQANREPKYISTAAALGLGIDELSKINVIHV, translated from the coding sequence ATGATGAAAATAAACGAGGAAAGAAGATTATTTCTTAAAAAAGCTTTACTGACGGGAAGCGGTATTTATGCTTCTTCAATCATTGGGAAATGCCTGACGAATACCTCCCTTATTACGTGGGGAGAAGATATATCCACGATTAACCCTGCCACGGTAGTAATTGCACGTGATGACAACTTGTTTACAGAAACAAGGAATTTAAAAGAGTCATTCGTTTCGGGATTACTGCATAAAGCAGTAATGCAGCTGACAAACGCCGTGTCACAAGAAAAGGCATGGCAAGCCCTTTTTAAACCTAACGATATTGTCGGCATAAAGTTAAACTGCCTATCAGGCAAGACGATGTCTCCTCATGTTGCGGTTGTGGAATCTATTATTCAAGGTCTAAAGCTAGCGGGCGTTAAAGATAAAAATATTATTGTTTTTGAGCGTTTTGGCCGGGAGCTTGAGACCGCTGGATTCCGTGTCCGCCGCAAGACTGAAGGAATCCAGTGTTTCGGCACAGATGAAATCCCTGGCGGTGGTTATGAGGCAGAGCCACAATTGGCAGGTAGTGTAGGAACGTGCTTTAGTAAGATAGTATCGCGTTTCTGTACAGCTATTATTAATGTTCCCGTCTTAAAAGACCATGACCTGGCCGGGATAAGCGTGGCAATGAAGAATTTTTTTGGCGTTATTCATAATCCTAATAAATATCATGGGAATAACTGCAATCCGTTTATTGCTGAATTGAATACACATTCGTATATTGCAGACAAGGTAAGGTTGATTGTATGTGACGCAATTCTTGCACAGTACCAGGGGGGGCCTGGTTACAAACCGCAGTGGACATGGAATTACAACGGAATTATCGTAGGCAGAGACCCTGTGGCCTTAGATAGGGTATGCCATACTATTGTCGAAGAAAAACGGAAAGAGACGAAACTTCCGTCACTAAAACAGGCAAATCGAGAGCCCAAATATATCTCCACTGCTGCCGCGCTGGGATTGGGTATAGACGAACTTTCCAAAATTAACGTGATTCACGTATAA